In Sphingomonas sp. SORGH_AS_0950, the following are encoded in one genomic region:
- the xrtA gene encoding exosortase A — translation MKPGRWSYHLALLGVAALFVLFLLRRDVAHLVEIWWTSTTYGHCLFIGPVVGWLIWQRRPELEQLAPVAWWPGLLLVAAGGFLWLLGESATVALVRQLGLVATLEALVVTLLGPMVARGLLFPLAYAWFLVPFGAELEKPLQQITVAIVMPLLDWSGIPASADGVLIHAGRYWFEVAEACSGSKFVLAMIAFATLVANLCFRSPWRRAVFLIVSVIVPVLANGIRAWGTIFAADLTSIEVAGGVDHIIFGWVFFAFVMAAVLAIGWQFFDRSPDDPAFDPARLSAIPRRRIDPLLAEILAVTITALYPSWSGFAGSRVAALPAHMALPDVPGWTPAPQISEWRPYYPGAQVLLRTYADGQGHQVDLAVGIFPQQREGGKLGAFGTGILHEADPWIRVADLAPVAGGDATRLIETTPDRRTMQRVVASWYRIGDTLTPDMRRVKIETMKARLLGRRQVAVAVHVSSEGDDRQAISAFVQALGPIDRFADRLTGRR, via the coding sequence TTCGTCCTGTTCCTCCTGCGACGCGACGTCGCGCATCTGGTCGAGATCTGGTGGACCAGCACGACCTATGGCCATTGCCTGTTCATCGGGCCGGTCGTCGGCTGGCTGATCTGGCAGCGGCGGCCGGAGCTGGAGCAACTCGCCCCGGTCGCGTGGTGGCCGGGATTGCTGCTCGTCGCGGCGGGCGGGTTCCTCTGGCTGCTCGGCGAGTCCGCCACGGTCGCGCTGGTGCGGCAATTGGGGCTGGTCGCGACGCTGGAGGCGCTGGTCGTCACGCTGCTGGGGCCGATGGTCGCGCGCGGGCTGTTGTTCCCGCTGGCCTATGCCTGGTTCCTGGTGCCGTTCGGCGCGGAACTGGAAAAGCCGCTTCAGCAGATCACCGTGGCGATCGTCATGCCGCTGCTCGACTGGAGCGGCATCCCCGCCAGTGCGGACGGCGTGCTGATCCATGCCGGGCGCTACTGGTTCGAGGTGGCGGAGGCGTGTTCGGGGTCCAAATTCGTCCTAGCGATGATCGCCTTTGCGACGCTGGTCGCCAATCTCTGCTTCCGTTCGCCCTGGCGGCGCGCGGTGTTTCTGATCGTGTCGGTGATCGTGCCGGTGCTGGCCAACGGCATCCGTGCCTGGGGAACGATCTTCGCCGCCGACCTGACCTCGATCGAGGTAGCGGGGGGCGTCGATCACATCATCTTCGGCTGGGTGTTCTTCGCCTTCGTCATGGCGGCGGTGCTGGCGATCGGGTGGCAGTTCTTCGACCGGTCGCCCGACGATCCCGCCTTCGACCCCGCGCGCCTCTCCGCCATTCCGCGCCGCCGCATCGACCCGCTGCTCGCCGAGATCCTGGCGGTGACGATCACCGCGCTCTACCCCAGCTGGAGCGGCTTTGCCGGGTCGCGCGTCGCCGCGCTGCCCGCGCATATGGCGCTGCCCGACGTGCCCGGCTGGACCCCCGCGCCGCAGATCAGCGAATGGCGGCCCTATTATCCCGGTGCGCAGGTGCTGCTGCGCACCTATGCCGACGGGCAGGGGCATCAGGTCGATCTGGCGGTCGGCATCTTCCCGCAGCAGCGCGAGGGCGGCAAGCTGGGCGCGTTCGGGACGGGCATCCTGCACGAAGCCGATCCCTGGATCCGCGTCGCCGATCTGGCGCCCGTCGCGGGCGGCGATGCGACCCGGCTGATCGAGACGACGCCCGATCGCCGGACCATGCAGCGCGTCGTTGCGAGCTGGTACCGGATCGGCGATACGCTGACCCCGGACATGCGACGGGTGAAGATCGAGACGATGAAGGCCAGACTGCTCGGCCGGCGCCAGGTGGCGGTCGCCGTCCATGTGTCGAGCGAGGGGGATGACCGCCAGGCGATCTCGGCGTTCGTCCAGGCGCTGGGGCCGATCGATCGCTTCGCCGACCGACTGACCGGGCGGCGCTGA